The Sphingomonas sp. So64.6b genome includes a region encoding these proteins:
- a CDS encoding amidase family protein codes for MERTALETAAAIRSGESSALLECEAAIDRIETRDGPINAVVVRDFDRAREQAAEMDRRLAAGDTAPLLGVPMTIKESYDIAGLPTTWGFEAHRGHIAKKDAVAVQRLKAAGAVFLGKTNVPVSLADLQSVNPIYGRTNNPHNHAHVPGGSSGGSAATLASGMVPLEYGSDIGGSIRVPAHFCGVWGHKSTFGVLPTEGHFFPGTDGARVVLSVIGPLARDGADLALAFDLVADVPQPRSTIEGPRGLRVLLLTDHPLAKVDPAIIAAIEKAAGALEGAGAQITRKTDLLPDLAKQQGDYMRMLAIAMARGIAPAGGTPATLVQWFDMMDDQARNTRAWVRLFEDFDVVFAPVLGSAAFAHDDTELRIRTLLIDGEQTSFAAQFAWPGLATYPGLPATAVPIGTTADGLPIGMQVIAAPHRDHTAIAVARLVDGAIG; via the coding sequence ATGGAACGGACCGCGCTCGAAACCGCCGCCGCGATCCGTAGCGGGGAGAGCAGCGCTCTTCTCGAATGCGAAGCCGCGATCGACCGGATCGAGACGCGCGACGGACCGATCAACGCGGTGGTCGTGCGCGATTTCGATCGTGCGCGTGAACAGGCGGCGGAAATGGACCGCCGCCTCGCCGCTGGCGACACCGCGCCGCTGCTCGGCGTGCCGATGACGATCAAGGAGAGCTACGACATCGCCGGCTTGCCGACGACCTGGGGTTTCGAGGCGCATCGCGGCCATATCGCGAAAAAGGACGCGGTCGCGGTGCAACGGCTGAAAGCGGCAGGCGCCGTTTTCCTCGGCAAGACCAATGTACCGGTCAGCCTTGCCGACCTGCAATCGGTCAACCCGATCTATGGCCGGACCAACAACCCGCATAACCATGCGCATGTGCCGGGCGGGTCGTCGGGCGGATCGGCGGCGACGCTCGCCTCGGGCATGGTGCCGCTCGAATATGGCTCCGACATCGGCGGGTCGATCCGGGTGCCGGCGCATTTCTGTGGCGTATGGGGACATAAATCGACCTTTGGCGTCCTGCCGACCGAAGGGCATTTCTTCCCCGGCACTGACGGCGCACGCGTCGTTCTCTCGGTGATCGGGCCGCTGGCACGCGATGGCGCCGATCTGGCACTGGCTTTCGACCTGGTCGCCGACGTGCCGCAGCCGCGCTCGACGATCGAAGGGCCGCGCGGGTTGCGTGTCCTTCTGTTGACCGACCATCCGCTCGCCAAAGTCGATCCGGCGATCATAGCGGCGATCGAAAAGGCCGCGGGCGCTCTCGAAGGGGCCGGCGCGCAGATCACACGCAAGACCGATCTGCTTCCCGACCTGGCGAAGCAGCAGGGCGATTATATGCGCATGCTCGCCATCGCTATGGCGCGCGGCATCGCACCGGCCGGCGGGACCCCCGCGACCCTGGTCCAGTGGTTCGACATGATGGACGATCAGGCGCGCAACACGCGGGCTTGGGTGCGCTTGTTCGAGGATTTCGACGTCGTGTTCGCGCCCGTCCTGGGCAGCGCGGCATTCGCGCATGACGACACCGAGTTGCGCATCCGCACGCTGCTGATCGATGGCGAACAGACATCGTTCGCGGCGCAATTCGCCTGGCCCGGCCTGGCCACCTATCCCGGCCTGCCCGCCACCGCGGTGCCGATCGGAACCACTGCCGATGGCTTGCCCATCGGCATGCAAGTGATCGCCGCTCCGCACCGGGATCATACCGCCATAGCGGTCGCCCGCCTCGTCGATGGCGCGATCGGATGA
- a CDS encoding acyl-CoA dehydrogenase family protein has protein sequence MMTDLDIFRTDTRAWLAANCPPEMREPVRSEKDATWGGRKPDFQPGQKEWMDAMASRGWTVPDWPKAYGGGGLSPAETKILREELAAIKARNPLNSFGISMLGPALLKYGTEEQKLEHLPKIARGEIRWCQGYSEPNAGSDLASLATSAEDKGDYYLINGQKVWTSYADKADWIFCLVRTDKTNKQGGISFVLFDMASEGVSTKPILLISGYSPFCETFFDDVKVPKANRVHDENKGWDVAKYLLGHEREMISGMGLASTGRNPLIDGAIATVGLDHDGKLADPLLRASIALFEVRAKAFGMMSERFIDELKAGRAHPAQPSMMKYYGTELNKSRHELMMAAGGSDSLEWESERSSSGAAPRAWLRTKANSIEGGTSEVQLNIIAKRILDLPSA, from the coding sequence ATAATGACCGACCTCGACATTTTCCGCACCGACACGCGCGCTTGGCTCGCGGCGAATTGCCCGCCCGAAATGCGCGAACCCGTCCGATCCGAAAAGGACGCGACCTGGGGTGGCCGCAAGCCCGATTTTCAGCCCGGTCAGAAGGAATGGATGGATGCGATGGCCAGCCGCGGCTGGACCGTGCCCGACTGGCCCAAGGCCTATGGCGGCGGTGGGCTGAGCCCGGCCGAAACCAAAATCCTGCGCGAGGAACTGGCCGCGATCAAGGCGCGCAACCCGCTCAATTCGTTCGGCATTTCGATGCTCGGGCCGGCGTTGCTCAAATACGGCACCGAGGAACAGAAGCTCGAACATCTGCCCAAGATCGCGCGCGGCGAGATCCGCTGGTGCCAGGGTTATTCCGAACCGAACGCCGGCTCCGATCTCGCCAGCCTGGCGACCTCGGCCGAGGACAAGGGCGATTACTACCTGATCAACGGCCAGAAGGTGTGGACCAGCTATGCCGACAAGGCCGACTGGATCTTCTGCCTGGTGCGTACCGACAAGACCAACAAGCAAGGCGGGATCAGCTTCGTGCTGTTCGACATGGCGAGCGAAGGCGTATCGACCAAGCCGATCCTGCTGATCAGCGGCTATTCGCCTTTCTGCGAGACCTTTTTCGACGATGTAAAAGTGCCGAAGGCCAATCGCGTCCATGACGAGAATAAGGGCTGGGACGTCGCCAAATATCTGCTTGGCCATGAGCGCGAGATGATCTCCGGCATGGGCCTTGCCTCGACCGGTCGCAATCCGCTGATCGATGGCGCGATCGCCACTGTCGGGCTCGATCACGACGGCAAGCTCGCCGACCCGTTGCTGCGCGCGAGCATTGCGTTGTTCGAGGTCCGCGCGAAGGCGTTCGGCATGATGTCCGAGCGTTTTATCGACGAGCTCAAGGCCGGTCGCGCGCACCCCGCCCAGCCGAGCATGATGAAATATTACGGCACCGAACTGAACAAGTCGCGCCATGAGCTGATGATGGCGGCGGGCGGGTCGGACTCGCTGGAATGGGAAAGCGAGCGTTCGTCAAGCGGCGCAGCGCCGCGCGCCTGGCTTCGCACCAAGGCGAACTCGATCGAGGGCGGCACCAGCGAAGTGCAGCTCAACATCATCGCCAAGCGGATCCTGGATTTGCCCTCAGCTTGA
- a CDS encoding acyl-CoA dehydrogenase, which yields MPLYLNDEQTMLRDTTRDFVAEHAPVSHMRALRDAKDATGFSRDLWKSFAEMGFTGILIGENDGGLGLGHVEAGVVLEEIGRNLSPSPFLSTAVAAVEALKGTALAGRWFPGIISGDTVAALAIDEAAKHRGTVAMKAERSGNGFRLSGKKQFVTHGHIADLIIVAARTAGSADDEQGITLFAVDKGAANLTSEAERLADSSLAARLTFDGVEVDADAVIGEVDAGSDPLNRLLRAGRTGASAELLGVGGGAMDLTVNYLKERKQFGVTIGSFQALQHRAAHLYSEMEVARAAVLKAAQLLDEGDEKADAAVSVAKAMTALATTLSVQEGVQMHGGIGMTDEYDIGFYMKRARVLAEMFGDANFHADRLAIAAGY from the coding sequence ATGCCTCTCTATCTCAATGACGAACAGACGATGCTCCGCGACACGACGCGCGATTTCGTCGCCGAACATGCCCCCGTTTCGCACATGCGTGCGCTGCGCGATGCCAAGGATGCGACCGGCTTTTCGCGCGACCTGTGGAAGAGCTTCGCCGAGATGGGCTTCACGGGGATTCTGATCGGCGAGAATGACGGCGGCCTTGGCCTTGGCCATGTCGAGGCGGGCGTGGTGCTCGAAGAGATCGGCCGCAACCTGTCCCCCTCGCCTTTCCTGTCGACCGCCGTCGCGGCGGTCGAGGCGCTGAAAGGCACAGCGCTGGCCGGCCGCTGGTTCCCCGGCATCATCTCCGGCGATACCGTCGCCGCGCTGGCGATCGACGAAGCGGCCAAGCATCGCGGCACCGTTGCGATGAAGGCCGAACGCTCGGGCAATGGCTTCAGATTGTCGGGCAAGAAGCAGTTCGTCACCCATGGTCATATTGCCGACCTGATCATCGTCGCCGCGCGCACCGCCGGGTCGGCCGATGATGAACAGGGCATCACCTTGTTCGCAGTCGACAAGGGCGCCGCGAACCTGACCAGCGAGGCCGAGCGCCTGGCGGATTCGAGCCTCGCCGCACGCCTGACTTTCGACGGAGTCGAAGTCGATGCCGATGCGGTGATCGGCGAGGTCGATGCCGGCAGCGATCCGCTCAATCGTCTGCTCCGCGCTGGTCGCACCGGCGCCTCGGCCGAACTACTTGGTGTCGGCGGCGGCGCGATGGACCTGACGGTCAACTACCTCAAGGAGCGCAAGCAGTTCGGCGTCACGATCGGCAGCTTCCAGGCGCTGCAACACCGCGCCGCGCATCTCTATTCCGAAATGGAGGTTGCGCGCGCCGCCGTTCTCAAGGCTGCACAATTGCTCGACGAGGGCGACGAAAAGGCAGACGCCGCAGTCTCGGTCGCCAAGGCAATGACCGCGCTCGCCACCACCCTGTCGGTGCAGGAAGGCGTGCAAATGCATGGCGGCATCGGCATGACCGACGAGTATGACATCGGTTTCTACATGAAGCGCGCGCGCGTGCTGGCCGAGATGTTCGGTGATGCGAATTTTCATGCCGACCGGCTGGCGATCGCGGCAGGCTATTGA
- a CDS encoding acyl-CoA thioesterase II — translation MTDPTPEQLALNLLDLLDVEELDTDLYRGKVGNDGFGRVFGGQVIAQALQAAQRSTDAPKIAHSLHAYFMRPGAEELPIIYRVVRDFEGRSFATRRVIAMQRGQPILNMACSLQAPEGGLAHQDPMPDVPPPEGLQSDLELRLAMGDKIPERFRHQFLRPRMIEIRPVSPRSWFNPVKQDPKQCSWFRVVAPIGDDAAMHRAILAYASDMTLLGTAALAHGVSWMTHKLQSTSLDHSVWLHEDFRADDWLLYTTDSPWAGHARGFNRGKIYARDGRLVASCAQEGLMRMRE, via the coding sequence ATGACCGATCCCACCCCCGAACAGCTCGCCCTGAACCTGCTCGACCTGCTCGACGTCGAGGAGCTCGACACCGATCTCTATCGCGGCAAGGTCGGCAATGACGGCTTCGGCCGGGTCTTCGGCGGACAGGTCATCGCGCAAGCATTGCAAGCGGCGCAGCGTTCGACCGACGCGCCGAAGATCGCTCATTCGCTCCACGCCTATTTCATGCGGCCGGGCGCGGAAGAATTGCCGATCATCTACCGTGTGGTGCGCGATTTCGAAGGGCGCAGCTTCGCCACGCGGCGCGTGATCGCGATGCAGCGGGGGCAACCGATCCTCAATATGGCCTGTTCCCTGCAGGCACCGGAGGGCGGCCTGGCGCATCAGGATCCGATGCCCGACGTGCCTCCACCGGAGGGCCTGCAGTCGGACCTGGAATTGCGCTTGGCGATGGGCGACAAAATCCCTGAGCGTTTCCGCCATCAGTTCCTGCGCCCGCGTATGATCGAGATCCGCCCCGTGTCGCCGCGCAGTTGGTTCAATCCGGTCAAGCAGGACCCCAAACAATGCAGCTGGTTCCGCGTCGTCGCGCCGATCGGCGACGATGCCGCGATGCACCGCGCGATCCTCGCTTATGCATCGGACATGACGCTGCTCGGCACCGCGGCGCTCGCGCATGGCGTATCGTGGATGACGCACAAGTTGCAGAGCACCAGTCTCGACCATTCGGTCTGGCTGCACGAGGATTTCCGTGCCGATGACTGGCTGCTCTACACCACCGACAGCCCCTGGGCGGGCCATGCGCGCGGTTTCAACCGCGGCAAGATCTACGCGCGTGACGGCCGGCTGGTGGCAAGTTGCGCGCAGGAAGGACTGATGCGCATGCGGGAGTGA
- a CDS encoding DUF885 family protein has protein sequence MLLNRRNILAGAGIAGIATAFPALATGTPAAPGDAEAVRTLAAIAEEMLAAFPENATTLGIDTGKRTGLKSTLTDRSVAADAGQRSKAGSRLRQLTAIDRSTLSPQVALDVDVTQAAYQLAHDGWEALPGGDVAILNQNVSYRSTPYIVSQGTGAFAEVPDMMESKHEIATRADADAYLARLEAYAASLDAETARIVADAGKNMVLPRFLLDITASQLNAAATQKVDEWSLIRSFATKAEKAGVAGAWSDSATTIATGKIAPALARQAAALTGLRDKAGDTPGMWKLPEAERAYAWLVEAGTTTRRTPEEVHQSGLEQVAKLSAEMDVLLKAQGLTKGSVGARLAELGKRPDLLYPNTNAGRAELLGYLNRTVANIRGKMPQVFGKVVEGKLIVKRVPVSIEGGAPNAYAGAGSIDGKTPGNFYINLKDTSIWPRFALPTLVSHEGIPGHVWQGEYTFSLPLIRTLLAFNAYSEGWALYAEQLTDEVGVYAEDPLAHLGYLQSMNFRASRLVADTGLHHKRWTMEQAMRWFGEATGYTASQCRSELNRYCAWPGQALGYKTGHNEINRLRSKAKATLGAKFDVKKFNDLVVGVGGVPLSVLERVVDNWAIAATA, from the coding sequence ATGCTGCTCAATCGTAGAAATATCCTCGCCGGCGCTGGCATCGCCGGTATCGCAACCGCTTTCCCCGCCCTCGCCACCGGTACACCGGCAGCGCCCGGCGATGCCGAGGCGGTTCGAACGCTCGCTGCCATCGCCGAGGAAATGCTCGCCGCCTTCCCCGAAAATGCGACGACGCTCGGCATCGACACCGGCAAGCGCACGGGCCTGAAATCGACGTTGACCGATCGCAGCGTGGCCGCCGATGCCGGACAGCGCAGCAAGGCCGGTTCGCGCTTGCGCCAACTCACCGCGATCGATCGCTCAACTTTGTCGCCGCAGGTCGCGCTCGATGTCGATGTGACTCAGGCGGCATATCAGCTTGCACATGACGGCTGGGAAGCTTTGCCCGGCGGCGATGTCGCGATCCTCAACCAGAATGTCTCCTATCGCAGCACGCCCTATATCGTGTCGCAGGGCACCGGCGCGTTCGCCGAAGTGCCCGACATGATGGAGAGCAAGCACGAGATCGCCACACGCGCCGATGCCGACGCCTATCTTGCGCGGCTCGAAGCCTATGCCGCCTCACTCGACGCCGAGACCGCGCGGATCGTCGCCGATGCCGGCAAGAATATGGTCCTGCCGCGCTTCCTGCTCGACATCACCGCGAGCCAGCTCAACGCCGCCGCCACTCAGAAGGTCGACGAATGGAGCCTGATCCGCTCCTTCGCGACAAAGGCCGAAAAGGCCGGCGTCGCGGGCGCATGGAGCGACAGCGCGACGACGATCGCGACCGGCAAGATCGCGCCGGCGCTCGCTCGCCAGGCCGCCGCGCTGACCGGGCTGCGCGACAAGGCAGGCGATACGCCGGGCATGTGGAAATTGCCCGAAGCGGAGCGCGCCTATGCCTGGCTGGTCGAAGCCGGCACCACCACGCGGCGCACGCCGGAGGAAGTGCACCAATCCGGCCTGGAGCAAGTCGCCAAGCTCAGCGCAGAGATGGATGTTCTGCTGAAAGCGCAAGGCCTGACCAAGGGCAGCGTCGGCGCGCGCCTGGCCGAACTCGGCAAGCGGCCCGACCTGCTCTATCCGAACACCAACGCCGGGCGCGCCGAGCTGCTCGGTTATCTCAACCGCACCGTCGCCAACATTCGCGGCAAGATGCCGCAGGTGTTCGGCAAAGTGGTCGAGGGCAAGCTGATCGTGAAGCGCGTGCCCGTTTCGATCGAAGGCGGCGCACCCAACGCCTATGCCGGTGCCGGATCGATCGATGGCAAGACGCCGGGCAATTTCTACATCAACCTCAAGGACACCAGTATCTGGCCGCGCTTCGCCTTGCCGACCCTGGTCAGCCATGAGGGGATACCGGGGCATGTCTGGCAGGGCGAATATACGTTCAGCCTGCCGCTGATCCGTACGCTGCTCGCGTTCAATGCCTATAGTGAGGGCTGGGCGCTCTATGCCGAGCAGCTTACCGATGAGGTCGGCGTCTATGCCGAGGATCCGCTCGCGCATCTCGGTTATCTGCAATCGATGAACTTCCGCGCCAGCCGCCTCGTCGCGGATACCGGGCTGCATCACAAACGCTGGACGATGGAGCAGGCGATGCGCTGGTTCGGTGAGGCGACGGGTTACACCGCGTCGCAATGCCGGTCCGAGCTCAATCGCTATTGCGCGTGGCCGGGCCAGGCGCTTGGCTACAAGACCGGGCACAATGAGATCAACCGGCTGCGCAGTAAAGCGAAGGCGACGCTAGGCGCGAAGTTCGACGTGAAGAAGTTCAACGATCTTGTCGTCGGTGTTGGCGGCGTGCCGTTGAGCGTGCTGGAGCGGGTGGTCGACAACTGGGCGATCGCGGCGACGGCGTAA